The genomic stretch TCGGCGCGTCCGGTGACCAGAGCCGCGCCGTCGAGGCCGGCCTCCCCGCCGACGTGGTGTCCTTCTCGACCGAGCCCGACATGACCCGGCTCGTCGACGCCGGCCTGGTCGACGCGGGCTGGAACGCCGGCCCGAACAAGGGGCTGGTCACCACGTCGCTCGTCGCGTTCGTCGTGCGGCCCGGCAACCCGAAGAACATCAGGACCTGGGACGACCTGCTCAAGCCCGGGATCCAGGTCCTCACCCCGAACCCGTTCACCTCGGGCGCGGCGAAGTGGAACCTGCTCGCCGCCTACGGCCAGGCCGCCGACGGCGGCAAGGACCCGCAGGCGGGGCTCGACTACGTGTCGAAGCTCATCAAGGACCACGTCAAGGTCCAGGACAAGTCCGGCCGCGAGGCGCTGCAGTCCTTCGTCGGCGGTCAGGGCGACGTGCTCCTGTCCTACGAGTACGAGGCGACGACCGCCCAGAAGAAGGGCGAGAAGGTCGACTACGTCCTGCCGGACGACACGATCAAGATCAACATCGACATCGCCAAGACGAAGGACGCGCCGCCCGCGGCCCAGTCCTTCCTCGACTACGTGCTCAGCAAGCCGGCGCAGGAGAAGTTCGCCGACTGGGGCTACCGCCCGGTCAACCAGGAGGTCCTGGACGCGAACGCGGACAAGTTCCCCACCCCGCCCGGCCTGTTCACCATCGAGGACCTCGGCGGGTGGTCGAAGGTCAACGACGAGATGTTCGACATCGAGAAGGGCTCGATCGCCAAGATCGAGGAGGACGCGGGAGTGTCGACCGCCAAGTGAGCACGCTCGCTCTCAGCCGCAGGCGCCCGGCCCATGGGTCGGGCGCCCTCGCGCTCGGTATCTCGACGCTCTGGCTCAGCCTGATCGTCCTGATCCCGCTCGCCGCGGTCGTCGCCCGGTCGTTCGAGGACGGCGTCGGCGCGTTCTGGGACGCCGTCAGCAACAGGCAGGCGGTCGACGCGCTGAAGTTCACGCTGCTGGTGTCCCTGGCCACCGTGATCATCAACGCGGTGACCGGGACCCTGCTGGCCTGGGTGCTGGTCCGCGACCGCTTCCCGGGCAAGAAGGTCGTCAACGCGGTCATCGACCTGCCGTTCGCGCTGCCGACGATCGTCGCCGGCCTGACGCTGCTCGCGCTCTACGGGCCGAACAGCCCGTTCGGCATCAACGTCGCCTTCACGCAGTTCGCCGTCCTGCTCGCCCTGCTGTTCGTCACGCTGCCGTTCGTCGTGCGGTCCGTGCAGCCGGTGCTCATCGAGGCCGACCGCGAGATGGAGGAGGCGGCGATCTCGCTCGGCGCCTCCAACCGCACCGTGTTCCTGCGGATCATCCTGCCGAACCTCGCGCCGGCCATCCTCAGCGGCGCCGGGCTCGCGTTCGCCCGGGCGGTCGGGGAGTTCGGCTCGATCGTCCTCATCTCCGGCAACATCCCGTTCGACACCCAGGTGTCGTCGGTCTACATCTTCAAGCTGATCGAGAGCGACGCGCCGATCAGCGCGGCGGCCGTCTCGGTCGTCCTGCTGTTCGTCTCGCTCGTCGTGCTCCTGCTCATCCGCACGCTCGGCCAGTACCGCCCAGGCGCGGCACGCGGCTTCTTCGTGAGCCGGCGCGACCGGGGCAAGGACCAGGAGGCGGCGTCGTGACCGTGAGCCGCCCCTGGCAGATCACGCTGCGGGTCATCGGCCTCGGCTGGCTGCTGATCCTCCTGCTCGCCCCGGTGGCGATCATCTTCTACCGGACGTTCGAGCACGGCCTGACGGAGGTCTTCGACTCGATCACGACGCCCGCGGCCGTCAGCGCGTTCTGGCTGACGATCGAGGTCGCCGCGATCGCCGTCGCCCTCAACACGGTCTTCGGGATC from Capillimicrobium parvum encodes the following:
- a CDS encoding sulfate ABC transporter substrate-binding protein; the protein is MKARNLLVALLALVALVAVGCGGSSDEPGGGGGATGSSSSSGGGGGKTNLSLVAYSTPQVVYDEVIPEFQKTAQGKDVGFKTSFGASGDQSRAVEAGLPADVVSFSTEPDMTRLVDAGLVDAGWNAGPNKGLVTTSLVAFVVRPGNPKNIRTWDDLLKPGIQVLTPNPFTSGAAKWNLLAAYGQAADGGKDPQAGLDYVSKLIKDHVKVQDKSGREALQSFVGGQGDVLLSYEYEATTAQKKGEKVDYVLPDDTIKINIDIAKTKDAPPAAQSFLDYVLSKPAQEKFADWGYRPVNQEVLDANADKFPTPPGLFTIEDLGGWSKVNDEMFDIEKGSIAKIEEDAGVSTAK
- the cysT gene encoding sulfate ABC transporter permease subunit CysT, encoding MSTLALSRRRPAHGSGALALGISTLWLSLIVLIPLAAVVARSFEDGVGAFWDAVSNRQAVDALKFTLLVSLATVIINAVTGTLLAWVLVRDRFPGKKVVNAVIDLPFALPTIVAGLTLLALYGPNSPFGINVAFTQFAVLLALLFVTLPFVVRSVQPVLIEADREMEEAAISLGASNRTVFLRIILPNLAPAILSGAGLAFARAVGEFGSIVLISGNIPFDTQVSSVYIFKLIESDAPISAAAVSVVLLFVSLVVLLLIRTLGQYRPGAARGFFVSRRDRGKDQEAAS